Within the Corticium candelabrum chromosome 6, ooCorCand1.1, whole genome shotgun sequence genome, the region GTTTctgctgttgtctgtttgtttgtatgttgtatatttgtttgtctgttcttctgtttctttgtgttgtctgtagtttgcttgttgtatgtctttgtgtctgtccttcAGTCTCTGTGtgttctctgtttgtttgtctgtctgtttatattcatctgtctgttctttgGTCTCTGCGtgttgtctgattgtttgtctgttgtatgtctatttgtctgtccttctgtaattgcctgtgtgtctttctgtgtctgcctgtttataCCATAACGCTAAACTATTAACTAACGTGTGCTAGAGATGTAAGTATGGGAGCGTTTAGCTTTATATTAGCAGTTGTGGCATAGAATCACCTTTTAAAATGCCTGatttgtgtttatttttgATCTTGTGTCAGATTTGTCTGATCTTTGGAATGGTAGCTGTGGTTTTGTTCGTGTGGAGGCTTTGAAGCAAGGCCACACAACGTTGACGGCAACTTACAAACGTTCTGGTGTTGCCCTGACGGCTTCGATACTGCTAGGAGGATACCCACCACTCAAagtaaacacacacgcgcacacacacacacacacacacacacacacacacacacacaatcacacatgCCACACGCgggcacacacatgcacgcgcgcgcacacacacacacacacacacatacacacacacacacacatgcacacacacacacagacacacacacgcacacacacacacacacttgatgtTTAATCAACTTGAATTTCTATTTAGTTGATATTGCCTAGTCAACCAGCTTTGGTAACGCTGGCATCTTCATATCTATATCAGTTCGAGGGAGGCCCACTACCTTGGCCTTTAGACCATTTGGGATTTACACGAAACTTGAAGTCAGGCGATGAAAACGCGGTAAAGAACGAAGGGATTGGAGAACGAAGAGTAGCATCACATGCATACAGAGTGCATTGCAGGCAACTTGGAGATCAGGTCAGTAATGCACTTTGATGTGTGGAATACAGTGTTTATCAAGTAGTAACTTTGAGCTGTTGATTGAACTAATCAGACGTATGGATAGtaattgagttaattaattaagttgctaATTGAGCATACATCATTTCAGTGTTTGCTCTCATGCTTTTGTTGATGCACTGCTATTCAAGTATTGGAGATACACACATGATGCATGCATACTGGTTAAGTGTTTTTATTGCGTTCGAGTTTGTTCTTGTCTAcacatttttaattatttttttgcCTCATGCTTAGTAGACTCATACAGGATTGTACTCATatgacagtctgtctgtctgtctatctgtccatctgtctgtctgtctgtctgtttgtctgtctgtctgtctgtcaatacatatatttcttatacaagacataattacagtctacgctaaaaatcagcaaattCTAAGACAACTAGGATCCAAGAGGTCCCTAACTACggctaagagtcaaacagttgaccatAAGCTGACAGtgctactgtctgtctgtctgtctgcgtgcctgcctgtctgtctgtctgtctgttagtctgtctgttagtctgtgttTTGTATCGTATACTTTGGAACGAAGTTAGTTACAATAGCATGCAAAGGCGAAACACAATTGTATCATGCCACATGGTTTGTAGCAACCCTGATTGGTAGATACAGCATGTGCAATTGTTTGTACTGATACCCTATCGCTGTCAAGCGAACGTGTCTACTCTACCGTTACTGTATGATCAACAACACACCACATCTGGTAGCAATAACGCATGGATGATTAGAGACAACCTTAAAACTCTACGTAGTGTTGCTATgatcaacaatacaacacatcTGGTAGCATTACTtgcagatgatttgatatgctCTTTAATCGCCTTGCGTGATGCGAATCACTTATCCTATGGTCTAGTTTCAGATATCATTGTATTTCACTTCAGACGAGTGGCAGGTAATTGTTCAATAATTACCTCGGCTTCACATCGGTAATTGTTTCGGAATTAGCTGCCAGTTTCCTCAGGCATACGATAACTAACTACAGTTCACTACTGAACATAAAATACAGATTAAGTTAATGGAATGTGTGGAGGTTATGTGATGTGTTGCAATGTGATTGTATTATAGAATCTGACTCTTACGGTACGAAATCGACCTTCTGCTAGGAACCCATTTCCGGCTTCAGCGTCTATTCACACAAGGTAGTCTCTCGGTTTGTTTTTCAAAGATTGTTttttttaatatcaacactgAGATACACTGGACAATGGGTAGTAGTAAACTACTTGTAataagtttgtctgtttggtggtttgtgtgtatgctgggtgtgtatgtctgtactTGTATTCATgtggtttatttgtttgtctgtttgtttgtctggctgtctgtctattggtctgtctgtctgtctgtcaatacatatatttgcatattgtaaCTGGTTGTACGGGCTAAATATTGTCCAGCGACCTAAGGTTGCAAAGCAATTGATGAACTACCAATCTGattgtccgcctgtctgtcaaagaaatatattttcatgaattagaactattacaagctaaatcaAGCTAAGCAACTCTTAACTAAAAGTCTAATACACGATacactactgtctgtctgtctgtcagtcagtatCTAGTGGTTCATTGTTAGTTTCTGCACTACATCTGTATGTGATGGCAGGGGCGACAGGTACGCCCAAGCGTTTCTGGAAGAAagaacactgtctgtctgtccagctgtctgctttctgttgtctgctggtttggtttgttttctgtctgtttatttggcTGCCTGTCCTTTTACCAAGATGCTATTTTTTATGCTTGACACTCTGTACTTGTTGCCCACAAGTTTTATAATGATTGAAGGCTAGACAGTTGTTGCATTTTATAGTAGCTCACTTTGTTGTATATCTGTTGACAGCATTTTATGTCGCCTTCCAATTTCTGCTCAACTGCAGCCTCACCTCCTTCCTGATGTGGTGAGATCTTGTCCATCAATCACAGATGAGAAGCAAGTGGTTCATGTTGCATCAGATCAACAAATTTCTCTTGTTCTGACGGTACAAGACAATGACGGTCAAGACTTTGATAATTTTACGTCACTGGATTGGCACTGGGAAAAGACAGTTGATGATATAGTCGAATTCTTGGAAGGAAATTCACCTCCAAATCAGGATGGGAAcaaaggttgtgtgtgtgtgtgtgtgtgtgtgtgtgtgtgtgtgtgtgtgtgtgtgtgtgtttgtgcatgcgtgcaaaTGTTACTAGTACTTTCCCCATTTAGTATGTAAATCATAAGTTGCATGTTGGTCTCCTGTAGCTGTCCAACGTGTCCAAGTGTCTGGACGTCAATCTTCAGTGGAACTATCTGCGACATCAAACAACTACCTTTCCGACTACTTGACAAACATTAATCTCAATTCAAAGGTCTCGGACTTAGTTTTATATCTACCTTTATACTTGTGTCTTATCATGTGTGTCTTTCTGCTCTAGGAAGCGTTAGGATCATCTGTTCGAGACACATTAATGTTTCGCATAGAATCAGCTCCAAGTATTATCCCAGCATCTCTCATTTTATACAATCATTATGACAATTCTGTATGTGTAATTGGCTGTAAATTGCATTGGAGAGTAATCGGTAAATGTTTGTGGTTGTCATAGGAGGCTTTGTCTATTCAGAATGGCTCTGGATTTTATCACGTTGAATTAAGGCAAAGTACTGCAGACGATGTGATTGAGTATGACCACGATGCGAGATCGAACCAAGTAAAGGTGGGTGTGCAATAGAAGAGGATATTGTCTCTGAAACTGTGATACAACGATACGTTAGACTACtatattggagggattcatctcacaatacactagactattgtattggaaggatgcatctctcaatacattagactactgtattagagggatgcatctctcaatacactctatagactattgtactggagggatgcatctcacaatacactagactattgtattggagggattcatctctcaatacatcaCATTATCCAGTTTGTTTGATTAAGCTTCTACTGCTTTTAGGTGATTCCTCTTCATGATGGTCGTGTCAATGTAGTTGCTCGtgatttgtgtttgatatcaaccgaGACAAGCACATCAGCTATAGTCTATGTATCAGGCATCTATAGGTTCAACGTCCAGGTTGTAGACAAGGTATTGCCACTGCACAATTACAGACTTTTGTTGCCATGGTCATGGTGTACTATTTCTAGGTGCAAGTTGGAGGATCTATTGTGGCAGTTGTGAGAGTTATTGACCGATGGGGAAACAGTTTTCCATCGTCTCAGTATCGCTACATGAATCTGAGAGCACACGCACTACAACCGATATTGGATTttaggttgtgtgtgtgtgtgtgtgtgtgtgtgtgtgtgtgtgtgtgtgtgtgtgtgtgtgtgtgtgtgtgtgtgtgtgtgtgcatgcatgcatgtctgttcAACTGCTAATAGTTTTCCAACAGAACTATAACCAGTTACTGCTTGTAGTATTGCCTTTAATCTTTATCATCAATTACCTTACTTATTCTTTAGCAATGTCACTCAAAAGCAATACAACTTGGTCTCTGATGAGAATCGAAAAGACAGCGTTCTATTTTCCCTGAACGGTCTGATTGAAGGGATGACTCAGATCGTCTTCAATGCGACAGCTCCTGGAAATCAACTCATTACCAGTGATCCTTCTACTATTCACGTGTTCTCAGAACTCAAAGTCGATCCTGCAGAGGTCGTCCTTATTCCAACGGCGACTTTTCAGGTAACAGTTTATGTAGGAGAGTGTGCAGTTGTGTGAGGCAGGTGGATACCCACTCAGAATCTGTGATGACAGCATGGCTTGATGGACACATGCAGTCAGACAGTCTGCCAGATGAAAGAATAAGTTGAGGTCATTGTATCACTGTGGGCAGATGGATGGGTACAGATGCAAGACAGTAGGTTGTTTTCTTATCAGCCGTTGAATGCAGTGGTCAAATGGTACACCTACTTGTTAtgttcaagctggcagacagacagacagacatgcagacaggcagatggattTGCATATCATCAAATTTGTTAGTGAAATGTTTAAAacatatgtattggacaggtagacagacagacagacagtcaggaAAGGCTAGCCAAGAAGTTACCCTGATGAACTTGGTCGACCTaacgctgctgagtttctagacatctggagaaagagattttCAACTCCACTTCAAAAGTGCAATGCTAAGGTCACaatgagaaaaatctcagctctcaCTAATAAGATTGACTGCAccgtagattgctctacccagttttcaGCCACTATGGCTCcgggtagtttgcattgttctctttaagttttaggtgtttgtttttaaaatgtagttccagttgctgacatttacatagttaccttgctcGCATTTTATtttagatgtatgtttgaaataaatgttatttgacatatagacagacagacagacagagacatgttTACTTAACATCAAACTTATTATAGTGAAGAAacatatgtatttgacagatagacaggcaggcagacagacagacagacagacaaacagacagacaaacggatagacagacagccagacagacagacaagtagacagagaGATGAACAGATGAGCAGGTGAGCAGGCAGACAACTGGACAAACGGATGGTTagatggataaacagacaaaaaagacagaagtACGAGCAAGATAGACTGatggcaaacaagcagataatGAGTGCAAGCGAAATCCATAAAAGCAATCATCTTTATTCATATTTTTACTCTGTTGTAGATCCTAGTGACTGGTGGTCCAAGACATGATGCCAGACTGGTGTTCACGTCTCTAAACATGACGGTGTGTTCTGTTGATTCAGCTGGTCTCATTACAGCCGTCATGCCGGGTCACACAACAGTCACAGTTGTGAGCCAGTCGGGAGAGACGGAGAGAATTGTGTACAGTGAGGTGAGAATCAGATCATACGAGTCATAGAGTCAAGTTAGCATTTTGTTAGATGTCATGTGATTTTTGAGTTCAGCGTTTcttgtatttattattgtcaTACAagtaacaataattattgtgtttgttattgtctTATGTGCCACAATGGTGACaatattgtctgtttgtctgtctgtctgtctgttggtttgttgccgtctctgtgtgtctgtctgtctgtttgtctgtccgtttgtcgttgtctctgtctgtctgtatgtatgtgtgtgtctgtctgtctgtttgtctgtcagtttgtttgttggtctgtctctgtctgtctgtctgtctctctgtctgtctgtttgttggcatctctgtctgtctgtcagtttgtttgttggtgtctctgtctgtcttctgtttgtttgtcagtttgtttgttgtcatctctgtctgtctgtctgtctatctgttcgtttgtctgtctgtctgtcagtttgtttttgttgacgtctttgtctgtctctttgtctgtcagtttgtttgttggtgtctctgtctgtcttcttgtctgtcagtttgtttgttggcctctctctctgtctccttgcctgtcagtttgtttttgacatctctgtctgtctgcttgtctgtcagttttttGATGgcgtctctgtctgtctgtttgtttgtgtgtgtgctggttggcatctctgtctgtctgtcagtttgtttgttggcatctctgtctgtctcagtttgtttgtttgtctgtctgttcatctttCAAATTGTAAGCAAACTCTACCCTGGTGTGTTTTCTGGAGAATGAGTTGGTAGTCATAGAatgttgacagacaaaccagttgacagacaaaccagtTGACAGACCAACAATTGAAATCTAGTTCAAGTCGTGCATCATAAGATTCTTTTATTGTTATGTAATTTTCATCTCttggtgttttgtgtgtgtgtgtgtgtgtgtgtgtgtgtgtgtgtgtgtgtgtgtgtgcgtgcgtgcgtgtgtgcttgttgctgtgcatgtgggtgtgtgcacatgtgtgtgtgtgctcacgCACGCGTATTGCATGTTGCATGTTGTAACCATCCTGTTTAGCTGACAGTTTGACTGTAGAAAACTTACGAACTCTGCACTAATTTGCATTTTAGGCCACCGTCTTAGTGACAGTCTTGAAACTAACCGGAATTAAGATAGCAGCACCAACAAATCAGCTGCTCATTGGAACAGAGGTCGAACATCTTCCATGCGATTCTAATCTCAGCATCTTATCTTTCTCACTTTCAATGATTTTCAGATTGCTGTCTACGCAACTGACAGGAACACTGAGACTCCGTTTTCGTTTGTGTCTGCTGTTCATGGATTGACATTCCATTGGTCTTCCAGCAATGTTGATTTAGTGTCACTTCATTCGGTGTATGACAAGGTCGTGTTATCAATAATCCAGTAATACTCAATAGTTTGCTGTAGAATAATCCGAGTGTCATACTATTTAGGCAGGTTATACGTTGCAAACGGATCCGGATTTTGCCGTTCGTTTGAGGACAAACAAAGTGGGTCGTTCTCGAGTCTCACTTCAAGCACGTTGTCCACCGAATGCATGTGAACCGGATGAAGCGACATTTAGTGACACACTGGATGTTCAGGTAAGTGTATGGAAATGTATGTAGTAAGTAAACGAAGAAATGAGTACGTGAGGTGCCTGCTTTGCTTGGTCTTGTGGTTTTGCAAAAGAGCAGGCAAACTAatgggcagacaaacagggagatgaattgtgtgtgtgtgtgtgtgtgtgtgtgtgtgtgtgtgtgtgtgtgtgtgtgtttgtgtgtgtgtgtcactgtgtgtgtgtgtgtcagtgcctgaaaataggtcgtcaagttgtcatttgactagttaaattttacaactgagGACTAGTGTTGTAGTctaggtcgtcaaatgacgactagaGCAGACCAAGGCTAGTTTATAATGGCTTTCTTGGTATGCACGCAGAtaaatgtactgtactgaaacatgcatTGCTTTGACGCTCGCTTTGCGCCTTTCGttgtacaatgacatgtacataTACGCGTAGTAATACCAGCGGCATACGTTGACAAACTACTCATATCTCGGATAATGAAATTGGGAGTGCAAGAGCCATCTCAGGATGCCGACAGAGTAAAGGCATGAAGTTTTGTGACCAGGGAGCACATGGGaaagtggagacaatggtaaattCTGTGATTTGAAATagggtagatatgattttagtagcaagaaacgaACAACTTTCGCAATGTGATATGTCTAAGTATTGTTGAAACCTcaccttgttttgacaaagaaagGTGGTATGCATTTAgtcactaattcaattagctattgCCTTCCTTGCCTCCACAAAGATGTCTAGCTCTGTCTAGTGTAACACGTCCTATCTATCGGCGCGCAGGTGTAATGTGTTGGATCCTTTGGGTTCATGCCATTGTGGGAATATTGtgctgtatgcttgcactgcactgaatcTTAGACGGCAGTACAAAAATGGTGGCATACTGTACCATTCTAAACACCATgactgatatcaacatgacctcctactaaaaattttgacgttctaaaatttttgaaaacttGTTGGATGACGACGactagttggaccaatttttcgagctctggtgtgtgtgtgtgtgtgtgtgtgtgtgtgtgtgtgtgtgtgtgtgtcactgtgtgtgtgtgtgtgtgtgtgtgtgtgtgtcactgtgtgtgtgtgtgtgtgcatgcgcgcgcgtgtgtgtgtgtgtgtgtgtgtgtgtgtgtgtgtgtgtgtatgatgcATACATGGATATGGATTGATGGACTGATTGTAGGTTGACAGGCACAAGTatggacaagcagacacactgGCATGCAAACGACAACGAAAATAGTATGATGATGATAACAGGGATGAGGCAGGTAGCTAAGCATACAAGCTATGTGGGACGTGTAGAAATATGTAAAACACAGTTAACTGTGTCAGTCTCTAGCATTCTCTAAGTCATTCAACATTCCAAGCATGCTCGTCTACGTCACCATACTCCAGTCATGTTGGAGTTTACTCGGGCAGGGTAGGCCTGGTCAGTTGGTTGGTCAACGGCCATTAACTCTGGCAGCACTGCCCTGCTTGGCACCACAGCTTGTTGTCTGGCACAGCGACATTTCCAGTGGGTGGGAGGGTGACAATAGGTACGGTACTTGAGAGTAGTGGAACAGCTGAGAGCAGCAATAAGCAGCAGAATGTGCACATTTGTATTGCAGACAGGCGTCACCCCTAATGTACCACCACAGCTGCCCGGCTTACATCTTACACACATGATTAACTGAGACATACCTGCCCACTAAGTGTATCGCTAATTAGTAGTGATTCTTCCATCACTAACCTGTATTATCAGTGTTAGTAGTGTGTATCTGTACTGAACAATCattgctttttgtttgtctgctctGCACAGGTGCTAGAATATCTTCAACTGATTTACCCGAAAGACGGccgtcttcttcttcctcaCAATGCTCACAGTCTCATCCGAACAAACCGCGATGGCAACAGTCAGATTCTATATTCAATCTTCTCTCCTCAGAATAATCATTACGGCCAAGCCAGTGACACTTCAGTCATTCGTGTTTCTGCGAATGGGCAGATAACGACAGGAAGTCTTGACGGGGAGTTTGTGGTTGTGGTGACGTCGGTTGAATCATACGGATTCAATCAGACCGTCCTTGTTTATGTGGAAGTAAAGCCAATACGATCATTGACAATCGTTTCGTTGTCAGATGTGAGAGCCAACGAGAATCACATTCATGCGTTTCCGATTGGTTATAGTGCTCCGTACTCGGTGTCATTGCACGATGCAGTGGGTCGTTCGTTTGATGTTGCTGACGTTCCAATTCGGTACAGAATGAACAGGTTGGTAAAGCTTAGTTATTTGAATGTAATTTAAAAAACTATtaaaattgttttgtgttggagggatgcatctttcaAGATGTGTGTgaacgtgcgtgcacacacacacactcacacacacacacacacacacacacacacacacacacacacacacacacacacacacacactgcaaacATTTGCATGCTTATCTACATTATgtcttttgtgttgtagatttGATGTTATGAGGATTGAAATGAGTGCCGGGAATGGCACTTTCATTGTCAAAGGCGTCAAGATCGGGCAAGTAATACTGAAGGTAAAGTTTGCAttacacacaccaaacaaatgcaacataGTTGTAACTTCTTGTAAAAAGAAAAAGTCAACAGACtgtcgtttgtttgtgtgtgtgtgtgtgtgtgtgtgtgtgtgtgtgtgtgtgtgtgtgtgtgtgtgtgtgtaagttaTACTTAGTTTTAATTCAACTCGTTTGCAACACTAGCTTGACTTCCATCACATTACTGTCCTCTCTTTAGATGTGGATTCCTAGTTTGCCTCAAGTTACTGACTACATCCGAGTACGAGTTGGCTACGCACTGAGACCAATGCCTGCCATCATCCATCTGGGCAGTACGGTCTGCTTTGCCACACATTTACACTTTGAGCATGGTATTCTATTAGTGAGAAAATGTATGACACTTTAGTACAATCTCCCTTTCTCCGAATGTGTAGGAATTTGGTCATCGTCGAATGTAAACGTCATACAGATTAACAACTACACGGGTGCTGCAACGGCTTTGTCTACAGGCCCGACTCTGATTTCGTATGCCGCTGAAGAAATCGTTAATACACACATTGAGGTCACCGTTACCGCAGTACAACGAGTGAATCTTGATCCTCCTACtcaattgttgatatcaaactggTTTCCACGGAGACAGAATATGTTAAGGATTCCGGTGACGTTTGTGACCGACGTTGAGGGAAAGGAATTCTCGCCTGTTGTTGATCGGGGATTGGATTGCGATCAGGCTGATGCGAAGAATTACAAGCAGCAGGTGCAATTTGAATGTCGTTTATCTTTTGAGCTTCTTGAGACGAACAGGCATGCGATATCAGCGTCGGATGTCTTTGAATGCAGTGCTGTGTTTGATTCAGTGACTGGGTTAAGTTATTGTCAGCTTGTTCCAGTTGTTGTTAACTCAGTTGCGGTTTTGGGTATCAGTCAACTTGAGGGAACTCTTGGTGTACAAGTGAATGCATTTGACTCTCGTAAGACTTATGTGGTTGTGTCTGATGCTTTGGAGATTTCATTTATTGGAGCATTTGGTCTTCTGCAACATCGTATTGAATTGAGCAGTGAGAGAATGAGTGGAGAGGTTTTGGTGTCAGGCACTGAAAAGATGCTATCATCGTTAGAGGTTGGTtgccacacacatgcacacacagacacttgcgcatgcacacacacacacacacacacacacacacacacacacacacacacacacacacacacaccgcacgcgtgcgtgcacacacacacacacacacaaacacacacgcacaccacacacacacacacacacacacacacacacacacacacacacacacacattctgtTGTTCATCGTGGAATTTTCAATGTTGCATCATTGATTTACCATCATCAGTTACTCTCATCTTTTGTTATTATCCCTAATGTGAGTGACTGTTTTTAGGTAAATTGTCAGCATTCTTCACTGTCTGCTCACTTGGTTCGTGAAGATCCGACTTCAATCCATGCCGTT harbors:
- the LOC134180892 gene encoding nuclear pore membrane glycoprotein 210-like, whose product is MLITAIHRIEIVTTTKELTVEEPPERLQARAFDEFGNMFTSLNVQLFEWILLPYTGQKGSEVAEADATTIIKFVPFDDSTYDGREHDDARHLERKGLRGDQILAEGILTGMAVVQTRLTHTAWKDVPASSVTLRVVENLSLQPSNDVYIMVHSYVDFVVERKRHGRTIVLPMPQQPYELTVTNTTVGSMNQSISRFTGLVVGSTDVQLINRNVDAAVFTRVPTGTVHVISPGHLGLHFSLSVGFEISGGNWMLELNKTYDVTIHVYNRQNRRLRVTDNVRILAGFPQFYFDVLYSTVNGSFHTVRPLNVGDVTLLGDLRAVVIEESGESHQFKPSITGDQPAEIYSSITIVPQLVVLPWDPQLVGHYDYQLEAVGGSGEYDWSIDKRSVGRMADQGLVTVVGQGAAKPKAADNKNSAIFNTSQLFVVPPAEIKFLLAEVEALIGKRIDLPLSVKGLIQEDGKEHMVLFNDCRKLQFKWEFSDSGIFKIINYTDYNLSDLWNGSCGFVRVEALKQGHTTLTATYKRSGVALTASILLGGYPPLKLILPSQPALVTLASSYLYQFEGGPLPWPLDHLGFTRNLKSGDENAVKNEGIGERRVASHAYRVHCRQLGDQNLTLTVRNRPSARNPFPASASIHTSILCRLPISAQLQPHLLPDVVRSCPSITDEKQVVHVASDQQISLVLTVQDNDGQDFDNFTSLDWHWEKTVDDIVEFLEGNSPPNQDGNKAVQRVQVSGRQSSVELSATSNNYLSDYLTNINLNSKEALGSSVRDTLMFRIESAPSIIPASLILYNHYDNSEALSIQNGSGFYHVELRQSTADDVIEYDHDARSNQVKVIPLHDGRVNVVARDLCLISTETSTSAIVYVSGIYRFNVQVVDKVQVGGSIVAVVRVIDRWGNSFPSSQYRYMNLRAHALQPILDFSNVTQKQYNLVSDENRKDSVLFSLNGLIEGMTQIVFNATAPGNQLITSDPSTIHVFSELKVDPAEVVLIPTATFQILVTGGPRHDARLVFTSLNMTVCSVDSAGLITAVMPGHTTVTVVSQSGETERIVYSEATVLVTVLKLTGIKIAAPTNQLLIGTEIAVYATDRNTETPFSFVSAVHGLTFHWSSSNVDLVSLHSVYDKAGYTLQTDPDFAVRLRTNKVGRSRVSLQARCPPNACEPDEATFSDTLDVQVLEYLQLIYPKDGRLLLPHNAHSLIRTNRDGNSQILYSIFSPQNNHYGQASDTSVIRVSANGQITTGSLDGEFVVVVTSVESYGFNQTVLVYVEVKPIRSLTIVSLSDVRANENHIHAFPIGYSAPYSVSLHDAVGRSFDVADVPIRYRMNRFDVMRIEMSAGNGTFIVKGVKIGQVILKMWIPSLPQVTDYIRVRVGYALRPMPAIIHLGSTVCFATHLHFEHGIWSSSNVNVIQINNYTGAATALSTGPTLISYAAEEIVNTHIEVTVTAVQRVNLDPPTQLLISNWFPRRQNMLRIPVTFVTDVEGKEFSPVVDRGLDCDQADAKNYKQQVQFECRLSFELLETNRHAISASDVFECSAVFDSVTGLSYCQLVPVVVNSVAVLGISQLEGTLGVQVNAFDSRKTYVVVSDALEISFIGAFGLLQHRIELSSERMSGEVLVSGTEKMLSSLEVNCQHSSLSAHLVREDPTSIHAVVQLKLKSVRDIAAYEVFVVSRLTGQSETITVAMAESHSLLTNQPLEQQPAETDYTAVIPHVNWTEIATIIEPYFTWKTLLAVIILLIILVLSCYILYARSGPATSAQHPVFQPSSPVSSPAFPSGTPNTPQTTFSHSGSISPFHPVGQIGQSYDVRSPLPPKLFSES